DNA sequence from the Salvelinus alpinus chromosome 7, SLU_Salpinus.1, whole genome shotgun sequence genome:
TTTTTAGAAGCTTTCATTACACCTTTCTTTCCTGTGGCCAGACGGGCGGTAGGGCTGAGATCTGTCAGGAGATGTGCTCCCCTCAGAGCCCAGAGTTGAGCAGCAGCTGACAGCTCGCCGTGGCAGGAAACATCTAAATTGTCTCATTACAGATCCGGGTTATGACAGACTGAGCGacccagagaggagagggaagcggGTGATGAGTTGTGTTCAGCACAGCCGGCCCAGGTGtaattacagtgtgtgtgtgtgtgtgtgtgtgtgtgtgtacgtgtgcgcaTATGTCAAAGTGCCAGTTCCAACAGCACAGCCTTCACACATCAGCCGTAGTGGGGGGATGCTGTTTTAGATGCTGAAATACGCAACAGAGCCTTTTCCCCGGTGCAAATGAATTAGCCCACTGTTTCCTGCAAATATGCTATATGTGCCCAGAAGAAGATTAGCCCAGGAAATTAAACTTCAGACGTCTGGCATTTCATGGGGATATACatggaaaacatttttttttaattacatttgcCTTCTGGTACAATAACAGTAATTCACCATTGTGTAAAACCATTCAAATCGTGGCGCTGTCTCGATTTCCTGATTCTAATGCTATTCTAAACTGTTTAGAACATGATCAATGAATATCAAGTGTCAAAACATGGTGGGGGTTCAACCAATGTACATGATACGTGTGCTTTCACTGTGATGGCATGTGGATAATGAATTCAATTCAGGCAAAAGCTGTTCCCCATTCAAATgagtttaccttgtcagctggaGAAGGGGTCCGCATGTGTGCAGCGGAGAGATGTTAATTAAACCCTAGTCTGAAAGCTCCTTAACAGAAAATGAGGATCCACCATCCACCACCCCATTGACACCCCTTGCTAGTTTATTCATCAGCCTCAGTTTCTCCAGTTGTGTTTTGCTGTGCTGGATACAGGAAGCAGACATGGGGAGACAGGAATGGTCTCCAGACACTTTCCATAAACCTTGTCAATTAGGAGAATCACTAGAGGCTAACGTAATCATGACTTTGACAACTGCTCTATTGCAGCCCTTAAGTATCTCCgctccttttcccacctgtacGGGAGGATGTGGATGATTGTCCAGTTTTAGGAGAAGACATAAAACCTAAAAGGAAGGTTCTTCCCAGGAGAATTCTAAAAATGGTGCCAGTCTCTCCTATGGGAGGAGCCTGGAATGTCATGACACCATGTGAGTGATGTCACTTTGGTTTTTGACAAGAAAAGCCTAATGGGAATTGTTGTTTATTTTTCAGGAAAGGTATTTATGTGTCTCTCAGCAAAAGATGCCTCTTTTAGGAACGCACACGCATAGTGAAGTTGAGAACGGAAATGTGTGACGAATTCTGATAGACGAAGTATAGCTTAGATTTAAAATGCAAAACATGTTTACTGGGTCGGAAataacccagctagcacatttggttccttggacgTTTTGGGAACATactatgtttttggtttcacattggttgtgggaatGAAGCCAGATGTTTCTTGACCGGTAAACAGAACGATTTTAAAACGTTCTGAAAACAGAAGTGAACATTTTGaactgttctgggaacgttcGTTAGGTTGCAGAGGAGGTCCTAAAAAGGTTTTACTGTGATTCCTTGAAGGTTtccctgggaggttttattaacgctcTGAGAATGGAAATGATAGGTTATTTGGAGGTGTTTGAATAAGTTCCTTAAAAcgttcactgaatgtttcaacaAGACTTTTCATAACAACTGCTAGGTTATTTGGGGTTGACTTTTTTGAACTCCaaacacagataggacacatggaaatgaaTTTCCTTAGGcgttaatcatgcaaacacatttattttttattgtgacacgGCATCATTGACATTGTTCTCTATCCACTGCGCCATACAAAGCTGTTAATGTTTGTATATTCAAACAGACCACATTTcaaaaggaaacaagcactcattaaccctttacacttgtacctgtatacgggttgaaaatggcagatttgaaCACTGACAAGTGCCTAAACTGAAACGCAATGGCTGTAcggtaacatgctatacatgacgtcagagctcaggttCTCCGCTTCACAGCTCTgtgtgggttttgactgacagccattCTGAACATGCCCCCATCCCTCCCACAAATTTGGCAACTTTTGCAAATATTTTTGTCTGACagagaaatgctgtaaattaagaggactGAATGTACTTTGAAAGCAAGCCAAACACAAGCCGAATGAGCACTTCAAACTTCCATATCTCAAAATCaatgtaatatacagtgtcaacgtttatgatcactatgtttgatgtacagttacaagatgacatggcattATAACCTGGGTTATTCttaacagaatgagcctatgtttgttgTATTGTGGAGAAGATCTGCTACGGACcacgcacctgaatgcactcatgactcctttctatgcCCACTAAAATTACCATctgcttctctgaattgccttgtgaaagcctaacactgtaagatcggATTTTATAATTTAGCTAGGCATGTTGGCAacagaacaagctttcaaatgagCCCCACCTGACCCAGAAAGCAatttataatggaccgtttttggattgcgtaaacaacaacagtacttgtgtgatggtggggatgcagtgattgctctagttcctccacgGCACAGCTAGGAGTGCACTTTATAGagtcttctttgagtcataaaagtgcattgaaattacacttggagacaccagtttgACCTCTAACTCAAACCTTTGTCATTTCTTGTGTCtcatgttgcacctaccccaagtTTTTCAATAATATTTTTATGTTACttaatgtatccagagtattttcacacaggaaatgtaaaacacaaataaaatttaaaaaatgtaatgtttggattcagtcttgtatCCATATAGACCAATTCCtacaagttattattattattttttattacacctttatttaaccaggttatttggttgagaacaagttctcatttacaactgcgacctggccaagataaagcaaagcagtgcaacacaaacaacaacacagagttacacatggaataaacaaacgtacagtcaataacacaatagaaaaatctatatacagtgtgtgcaaatgaagtaaggaggtaaggcaataaataggccaatagtggcgaagtaattacaatttaacaattaacactggagtgatatatgtgcagatgaggatgtgcaagtaaaaatactggtgtgcaaaagagaagaaaaactcaaacaaatatggggatgaggtaggtagttggatgggctatttacaaatgggctgtgtacagctgtagcgatcggtaagctgctctgacagctgacgcttaaagttagtgagggagaaatgtctccaacttcagtgttGAGTTAAGATCACTTGTGGCCAATCAGTGGGTGTGGCCAACACAgttgaacacacttaacaagatagaggatagacaGTTTTGTTAATGCTAAGAACGGAATGTATCTGTTTTAAAATAACAGTCTTAAAACATTCTCTGAATGTTACTtaagttttcttgtggtttttatagAACGTTTTTTTCACgttctgagaacggaatgtaggtttttaaataacattcttagaacgttacAAAAGTTCTCGTGTTTTTTTATGGAAAGGTTTCTTAATGTTctcggaacaatttgagaacatgactttaaatagaaccatgaggaaacctgtgtAGGCAATGTTATCGtcaagtactgaaattcccacagaagaatgttgtttcttaacattctctgaactatttgagaaaaTTCCCAATGTccaaccagttggagaacgttcctagaacattaccacaATTGggattaaatgtaaccatgtttgaacttttaggaaaagTTCTGTTAAAGTCATGAAATACTAAGAAAATAACATTTacttgtcaagttccttaaatgtgctgagaatgttccaaagtcAAGCTATCCTACACCATTTCcaattgtgggaaggttgtatgcaaaataacacataggacaaccacgctttcaccaagctctaagaacaTTATACGCTAGCTAGGAAGGGTTGTGATTGATGGATGACATGTTTTACGAGGTTGTCAACTTGTTCAGTTAATTAGGTTAGCAAATTGTAAATGAATTGCATACAAGAGTTTATTTCATCCATCTATTAGTTACTATAatttttttcttttatttattttttaacaaagCCTTACTAGAATTTTCCACTGTGAGACATTCAATCTTTTTGACAGGCTCACACAAAAATTCCAAATAAACTAAGTACTGACATTTTATGCGACTAAAGCAATGAATGGGGGTTGTGTGAAAGATCACCCACATTAAATATCATATAATGGTATCGAGatactcaacaacaaaaaacttgaaAGTCTGTACTCTCTCAAGAACGTCTTTGAGTTTGCAAAAAGGTCGAAGAGGTTACGGAGACACTGAGGTGGATCAAACCATTTGGAGTAGAGGCTTAAAAGATCAAGCCACACTTATTGAGAAATGACTAGAAACATCTGGGTtcactctctgacacacacacacacacactgtgggacGCATACTACTATTTAGCCTGTCCCTAATCTTGGGTCAAACACAGGGTGCTGTGGTATGTACCTTCACCAAACCTGGTGTGTGAGACATCTGTAATCTTGAAGTGAGTCACACGGGACATGAGACACTACGGTTTGAGTTTCTCACCGAGGTCGAGCTACATCTGCTGTGTTTTGGTTCcaccacattgacttgatgaaCTTCAATGCATGGGTGGGCTAAGAGAGGCCCACACAGATGCTAGCTTTGCATATCTTCGATTGGCTCATCCGCTATAGCTCTTATCCATATTTGTGTCTTATGTACACATGACAGAGTGAGATTACAGAAGTCACAATCAAAATGAGGATCAATCTAGCTGAGGATAGAAGTAGCGAGACTCATTGATAGGCTTCATACAGTACATGTCTACAGGGAGGCCATTTTAGGGTGCTAACATGCATCACCTCTGGTCCTACAGAAGTAGCAAAACTCATTGATAAAGTACATGTGTGTAGTGGTGGCCATTTTGGGGTGCTAACAAGAGTTTGTCATTCTACAGGTCCCATTATGGCCTCCACGGAGCATGGCACAGCACTAGAAGAGGCGGGCGCCGTGAGAAGGCTGGTCCAGCAGAACCCCGGCAGGGGTGGCCAGAGCCACAGACCAGCCGGCTGGAAGAGGAGACGCCCACGACCCCGTCTCTCCCACAAGGGGCCCATGCCATTCTAGAGCAAGGTGAGTTCCATACCGCATCACACATCTCGATGCATAGGCCCCTGATGCCAAAGTTCATTCCCTTTCAAGAGAGTATCTTACCCGTTATCTGGTCATCAGGGCTGATGATGAAAACTGAGGTCTAGTGTGAGATCCAGCCTTCATGACTGATCCCTCTCTTGAACGTATCACTCAGCATGTTTAGTCAGTGTGTGGAAAAGTTAAACTGTAACAGGAAGAAAAGGACATCTGTAAATGGCTATCACGTCCTCCCCTCTCAACTTAATCACAACACAGGGACGTTATTGTTGGCACAGGCAAAGCCTACTGGTTTAATGTATTCATCTTACTCCAGAAGTGTTGTTGACACAGTGAAAGCTAATATACTGCTTTTTGTGGGAGGTCGATTATACTCAGAAACATAATCTGGGTGAGTCAACTCTAGAGGAACAAACGTTTTCCTTCAATCTGATAATGTCAATTAAAATAATTTACCAAAGATAATACTTAGCGGGGTTGAGTTCGTAGCAGTGCCACAGTAGTGTATCTTTCACATGAAAGAATATTTTACTTTCCGTCAAGAAAAACAAGACTTTGTATGAAGCGTCTTTCATCCCAAAATGTGTGAAAATATTGTCTTTTCACCTTCTACCGGCACTGTCTGCACACACTTTTCAACGCTATTACAAAAACATACCGTGTCATTCAATTAACTCCAAGCAGGTTTATGGGAAAAATAGCACTCATGAAAATCACACAACACCACAGCTAGCATCTGAGCAGACAATCAGTGCACTTGGTTAATATACGTAATCAGAGCTGTAATTCGAAAGCCTCAGTGTGCTCTTGTTGACCGATAGTACTGGTGAAggtacactatcgttcaaaagtttggggtcacttagaaaagtccttgtttttgaaagaaaagcaaaaacaattgtccattaaaataacataacatttatcagaaatacagtgtagaaattgttaatgttgtaaatgactattggaatgttgtaaatgactactggaaatggctgattttgaatggaatatctagaTAGGTGTACAAAgggccattatcagcaaccatcactcctgtgttccaatggcaagttgtgttagctaatccaagtttatcattttaaaaggctaattgatcattagaaaacccttttgcaattatgttagcacagctgaaaactgttgtgctgataaaataatcaataaaactggccttatttagactagttgagtatctggagcatcagcatttgtgggttcgattacaggctcaaaatggcaagaaacaaataactttcttctgaaactcgtcagtctattcttgttctgagaagtgAAGGCTATTCCAgctaacttggattagctaacacaacgtgccattggaacacaggagtgatggttgctgataatgggcctctgtacacctatgtagatattccattcaaaatcagccgtttccagatacaatagtcatttacaacattatcaatttctacactgtatttcctatcaatttgatgttattttaatggacaaaaaatgtgtttttcttttaaaaacaaggacttttctaagtgaccccaaacttctgaacagtagtgtatgttcTACCATGATGGTCTTGAATGGAGGGCCATTCGCCCAGGCATGTGCAAGAACTGCCATGAATTGAGGAACCCAAGACCCATTGTCACACATGAGACACATGTCTCTCCCAGACCACATGAGATACAGGGGGAGCTTGGCAGGATACAACATCCCTGCAGGAGGTGCCAGCCACACAACGCCAGCCTGCCATAAATGAATCCCAGTAATAGACGAGGCTTGGGATGAGGCAGATGTGTCATTCCCCTTAAGGCATGCTTAATCAGTTTAAAAGGGAAGTGGATAAAAGCCCTAGAAGGTGAGAAGCTCCACTTTCTTTTGTCCCCACATGGGTTTTACAATCTATGGATTGTTATATgtactgactcactgactcacaATGCTTTCACCGCTAACATCACTTCAATCACAACAAGACGATGATTTATATTTTCTCTGGCTCCTCTCGCCTTGCTAAGTTCATAGTTCACCTCATTTAGAGCTTTTTCCCtgcaaatcaatcaaatgtatttataaagcccttcttacatcagctgatgtcccaaagtgctgtacagaaacccagcctaaaaccccaaacagcaagcaatgcaggtgtagaaacacagtggctaggaaaaactccctagaaaggccagaacctaggaagaaacctagagaggaaccagactatgagggatggccagtcttcttctggctgtgccgggtggagattataacagaacatggccaagatgttcaaatgtttatagatgaccagcagggtcaaataataataatcacagcagtttgagggtgcaacaggtcagcacctcaggtgtaaatgttagttggcttttcatagccgatcattcagagtatctctactgctcttgctgtctctagagagttgaaaacagcaggtctgggacaggaagcacgtccagtgaacaggtcagggttccatagccgcaggcagaacagttgaaactggagcagcagcacggccaggtggactggggacagcaaggagtcatcaggccaggtagtcctgaagcatggttctcgggctcaggtcctccgagagagagaataaaaaaaaaataaagatagaaagagagagagagagagagagagaatgagagaaagcatacttaaattcacacaggacaccggataggacaggagaaatacttcagatataacagactgaccctagccccccgacacaaactactgcagcataaatactggaggctgagacaggaggggttgggagacaccgtggccccatccgacgatacccccggacagggccaaacaggcaggatataaccccacccactttgccaaagcacagccaccacaccactagagggatattttcaa
Encoded proteins:
- the apln gene encoding apelin yields the protein MNVKILTLVIVLLVSLLCSASAGPIMASTEHGTALEEAGAVRRLVQQNPGRGGQSHRPAGWKRRRPRPRLSHKGPMPF